One Acidimicrobiales bacterium DNA window includes the following coding sequences:
- a CDS encoding response regulator — translation MSLATRVVIAEDEAIIRLDLKETLEEEGYEVVGETGRGDEAVRLVREHEPELAILDIMMPGMDGLQAAREIAGDRRAAVLILTAFSQRDLIEQARDAGALAYLVKPFERNELIPAVEVALGRFNEMRALADQTVNLEEQLETRKIVDRAKGRLMDEHRLGESDAFSFIQKRAMSDRVTMRVIAEKVIAGDLHMDDALRAVDIQIGIYVQSDDEDILGDVTRHVVELVEHLGYGQAVEVR, via the coding sequence ATGTCTTTGGCAACTCGCGTCGTCATTGCCGAGGACGAGGCCATCATCCGTCTCGACCTGAAGGAGACCCTCGAGGAGGAGGGCTACGAGGTGGTCGGTGAGACCGGTCGGGGTGACGAGGCCGTCCGGCTGGTCCGTGAGCACGAGCCCGAGCTGGCCATCCTCGACATCATGATGCCGGGCATGGACGGGCTGCAGGCGGCCCGCGAGATCGCCGGCGACCGCCGGGCCGCGGTCCTGATCCTGACGGCGTTCAGCCAGCGCGACCTGATCGAGCAGGCGCGCGACGCCGGGGCGCTGGCGTACCTGGTGAAGCCGTTCGAGCGCAACGAGTTGATCCCCGCCGTCGAGGTGGCCTTGGGCCGGTTCAACGAGATGCGGGCCCTGGCCGACCAGACCGTCAACCTCGAGGAGCAGCTCGAGACCCGCAAGATCGTCGACCGCGCCAAGGGCCGGCTCATGGACGAGCACCGTCTCGGTGAGAGCGACGCGTTCTCGTTCATCCAGAAGCGGGCCATGTCCGACCGGGTGACGATGCGCGTGATCGCCGAGAAGGTCATCGCCGGGGACCTCCATATGGATGACGCCTTGCGTGCCGTCGATATCCAGATCGGGATCTACGTCCAGTCCGATGACGAGGACATCCTCGGGGATGTGACCAGGCATGTCGTCGAACTTGTTGAGCACCTCGGCTATGGCCAGGCCGTCGAGGTCAGGTGA
- a CDS encoding ATP-binding protein, with translation MARISNAKFPVRSKLVAVLLLPVTLLLALGGSQVVSVRQDAREARAEARLAAAVTGPGSFLKLVVDERNHTAVYLLDAEDLIRSVGPGRYLETRRLVDEARQEFLDFIAGEDEQVRAIYEPAMAAVEQLDQLRVDVDADTGTRSFQNVAAVQDLFARFGEVTGPLFDANRRVSLIVGEPALQRGAAIVDQSLRQSDTIALLTYSLVVAALAGDADGVNTGEEYVDVASLLRDLRSGEQIIRLNGEGDYAEMVAMLFASEHIQVYPELVATALDSGAPDVGGLFANAGNEDAFGYDKLREAAEEQIGQAVDDINGDAQQTQTTFTVVGLAVLLVLATVTTLVARSITRPLRSLTQQAMAMAGERLPSAVQGILDAPPSETIEAPRLEPIDIRTRDEVSDVAQALTTVQDSALGLATEQAALRRNISDSFVHLGRRNQTLLGRQLDFITELEQTETDPNTLANLFRLDHLATRMRRNAESLLVLAGLKPPRVWRVPVMVSDVVRAALSETENYERVEILGVEPAAVVGSAVADLAHLLAELVENAIAFSPPHLRVEISGRYRPLDPYAGDRGLPPSAREDGAFTITVADSGIGMTAEAVGRANQRLAGQESFAVAPSQYLGHYVAGMIARRHGITVRLDSSGHRGTTATVTLPPSLLSSPEESSVPVPAGPGAYAAPPVPAAPTPIATRGFHPGGRAALAPTIDTYRVGEAEFYIDFGTLHQPEAPPPTAPGPAPGLPTGRARPAASAIDRTAIGEAQRARYVRDTLSKFSAGLEKGRYASAREQDERAVGPDGPDGPGAEPPSPAPADGSGEAPPPPSQGAGTAADDQAG, from the coding sequence ATGGCCCGGATCAGCAACGCGAAGTTCCCGGTCCGTTCCAAGCTGGTGGCGGTCCTCCTGCTGCCGGTGACACTCCTCCTGGCGCTGGGGGGCTCGCAAGTCGTCAGCGTCCGCCAGGACGCCCGGGAGGCCAGGGCCGAGGCCCGGCTGGCCGCCGCGGTCACGGGCCCGGGCAGCTTCCTGAAGCTGGTGGTGGACGAGCGCAACCACACCGCGGTGTACCTGCTCGACGCCGAGGACCTCATCCGGAGCGTCGGGCCGGGCCGGTACCTCGAGACCCGCCGGCTGGTCGACGAGGCCCGCCAGGAGTTCCTCGATTTCATCGCCGGGGAGGACGAGCAGGTCCGGGCCATCTACGAGCCGGCGATGGCGGCCGTCGAGCAGCTCGACCAGCTCCGGGTCGACGTCGACGCCGACACCGGCACGCGCAGCTTCCAGAACGTGGCGGCCGTGCAGGACCTCTTCGCACGGTTCGGCGAGGTCACCGGTCCTCTGTTCGACGCCAACCGGCGGGTGTCCCTGATCGTCGGCGAGCCGGCCCTCCAGCGGGGCGCGGCGATCGTCGACCAGTCCCTCCGCCAGTCCGACACGATCGCCCTGCTGACCTACAGCCTGGTGGTGGCGGCCCTCGCCGGCGACGCCGACGGCGTCAACACCGGTGAGGAGTACGTCGACGTCGCCTCGCTGCTGCGGGACCTCCGCTCCGGCGAGCAGATCATCCGCCTCAACGGCGAGGGCGACTATGCCGAGATGGTCGCGATGCTGTTCGCCAGCGAGCACATCCAGGTCTACCCCGAGCTGGTGGCGACCGCGCTCGACTCGGGGGCCCCGGACGTCGGCGGCCTGTTCGCGAACGCCGGCAACGAGGACGCCTTCGGCTACGACAAGCTGCGGGAGGCGGCCGAGGAGCAGATCGGGCAGGCCGTCGACGACATCAACGGCGACGCGCAGCAGACGCAGACCACGTTCACCGTCGTCGGCCTGGCCGTCCTGCTGGTGCTGGCCACGGTCACCACGCTGGTGGCGCGCTCGATCACCCGGCCGCTGCGTTCGCTCACCCAGCAGGCCATGGCCATGGCCGGCGAGCGGCTGCCCAGCGCCGTCCAGGGAATCCTGGACGCCCCGCCCAGCGAGACCATCGAGGCCCCCCGACTGGAGCCCATAGACATCCGCACCCGGGACGAGGTGTCCGACGTGGCCCAGGCCCTCACCACGGTGCAGGACTCCGCCCTGGGCCTGGCGACCGAGCAGGCCGCCCTGCGACGGAACATCTCCGACAGCTTCGTGCACCTGGGCCGCCGCAACCAGACCCTGCTCGGCCGCCAGCTCGACTTCATCACCGAGCTGGAGCAGACCGAGACCGACCCGAACACGTTGGCCAACCTGTTCCGGCTGGACCACCTGGCCACCCGCATGCGGCGCAACGCCGAGTCGCTGCTGGTGCTGGCCGGCCTCAAACCTCCCCGGGTGTGGCGGGTGCCGGTGATGGTCAGCGACGTCGTCCGGGCGGCGCTGAGCGAGACCGAGAACTACGAGCGGGTGGAGATCCTCGGCGTCGAGCCGGCTGCCGTCGTCGGGTCCGCGGTCGCCGACCTGGCCCACCTGCTGGCCGAGCTCGTCGAGAACGCCATCGCCTTCTCCCCGCCCCACCTGCGGGTGGAGATCAGCGGCCGCTACCGGCCCTTGGACCCCTACGCCGGTGACCGCGGCCTGCCGCCGTCGGCGCGCGAGGACGGCGCGTTCACCATCACCGTCGCCGATTCGGGCATCGGCATGACCGCCGAGGCCGTCGGCCGGGCCAACCAGCGCCTGGCGGGCCAGGAGTCGTTCGCCGTGGCCCCCTCCCAGTACCTGGGTCACTACGTCGCCGGCATGATCGCCCGCCGGCATGGCATCACCGTCCGCCTGGACAGTTCCGGTCACCGAGGGACCACGGCCACGGTGACGCTGCCCCCGAGCCTGCTGTCGAGCCCGGAAGAGTCGTCGGTCCCGGTGCCCGCGGGCCCGGGGGCCTACGCCGCCCCGCCGGTGCCGGCCGCCCCGACGCCCATCGCCACGCGCGGCTTCCACCCCGGCGGCCGGGCCGCCCTGGCCCCGACCATCGACACCTACCGGGTGGGCGAGGCCGAGTTCTACATCGACTTCGGCACCCTCCACCAGCCCGAAGCCCCGCCGCCGACGGCCCCGGGCCCGGCCCCGGGCCTCCCCACCGGGCGCGCCCGGCCCGCCGCCTCGGCCATCGACAGGACCGCCATCGGCGAGGCGCAGCGGGCGCGCTACGTGCGCGACACGCTGTCGAAGTTCTCCGCCGGCCTGGAGAAGGGGCGGTACGCCTCCGCCCGCGAGCAGGACGAGCGGGCGGTTGGCCCCGACGGTCCCGACGGCCCCGGTGCAGAGCCGCCGTCGCCGGCGCCGGCCGACGGGAGTGGGGAGGCGCCGCCGCCCCCGAGCCAGGGGGCCGGGACGGCGGCCGACGACCAGGCTGGGTGA
- a CDS encoding roadblock/LC7 domain-containing protein: MDVGDEGIPNQSDESELDWLLDDFVDRVPGAFSAAVVTADGLVLCISAQIPSDSADQLAAITSGLASLSDGAAQFFAAGGVRQLIVEMDDGFLFVARVSDGSVLAMMCESSCDIGLVGYEMSLLIGRIGNVLTPELRARLRPPADLGNVMPS; the protein is encoded by the coding sequence GTGGACGTAGGTGACGAGGGGATCCCGAACCAGTCGGACGAGTCCGAGCTCGACTGGCTGCTCGACGACTTCGTCGACCGGGTGCCCGGCGCCTTCAGCGCCGCGGTGGTCACGGCTGACGGGCTGGTCCTCTGCATCTCCGCACAGATCCCCAGCGACTCGGCCGATCAGCTCGCGGCCATCACCTCCGGCCTCGCCAGCCTCTCCGACGGGGCGGCGCAGTTCTTCGCCGCCGGCGGGGTGCGGCAGCTGATCGTGGAGATGGACGACGGCTTCCTGTTCGTGGCCCGGGTGAGCGACGGCTCGGTCCTGGCCATGATGTGCGAGTCGAGCTGCGACATCGGCCTGGTCGGCTATGAGATGAGCCTGCTGATCGGGCGGATCGGCAACGTGTTGACCCCCGAGCTGCGTGCCCGGCTGCGCCCGCCCGCCGATCTCGGCAACGTGATGCCGTCCTGA